The genomic region AGATTTACCACGTCTTCAACAACGAAACCAGGCAGCAGAGGTGAGGCTGGTCAGAAGGATATCCTCTCCAAGCCTCCGCCAAAGCCCCAGGACCCTGCCGAAGAAGCAGCGAAGCTTGGTATGTTTGGACCCATGACGAGGTCTGTTACCGACTTTCATCCTACACGCCTTCTGTGTAAGAGATTCAACGTCAGACCACCGGAGCATGTCCAGCCAGATGAGGAGCATTCCACCAAACAGGCTCCTGGCGGCTCGTCAAGGTTTGATGTATATCCCGATCAACCGGTCTTTAGGCCTGAGATTTTGACAACAGGTGTTGGTGTGGGGATAAGTCGAGAGAGTTCCAATGGTGACGGCTCTGGCAAGtcaactcctgctcctgAGCCAGCGATGGTAATAGATCCCAGCAGAAATGAAGCGCTGGAAGGGAAAAGGGCAGGAGAGGATGTGTTCAAGGCCATCTTTGGTGACAGTGATGAAGACGACTAGATAGACCTATTACTATTAATCCTGTACGTTATATGTTCCGCTATGGACTGAAGCTATCCATCATTCACAGTGATCCTGGTCCAATATGGAACGTCGCCTGTGTTGAGGTGATCAGATATGCAAATTGATTGGTCAGTGCTGGTGGGCGGCTATGGGCCCCACCTGCAGCGTGAATGCTCAAGGCAGTCGCCAGGAAATTTGTTAGCAGCAATTTAGGGGCCCCAGCGGCCTAATGTTGGGAATCCCTGACATGGAACGGGGGACCTTCAGCTACCAAACGACCTTTTTTACTTTGTTCTATACTTCGAAGAGAAACAATTATTCTGCTGATCCATTGTATTGATCTCTCCTATGAGTCGTCCTTCTCGTCTGCTTGTTAGATAAGACTTTCGGCTGGTTTGTCAAGCAACACAGTTGCGGGCCACCAATCTGGGCATACCATCCATTCAATTTCCAGCATTCATCCGCCCATCTCTCCTGAGCAAGGCGACCAGGTACCCCAACCGAACCACTGCTACCTCCCGACGACAGAACTCCATCAAAGGTCGCGCCCACACATCCCCAGGGACCTCACCTTGCACCGTGTCAAGACATAGAGCCGCGCGAGCGCAGCACAAATACCCCACAGTCATATCAACAGGCCAGCAAACACCACGGCAGTGACACGAGACCGCCtcgtcaacaccaacactAGCACCACCTCGTCCGACTCACGGCCGTCCAGCCGctcacccacccaaccgTCGCCAGCAATTGACAAGCTATCCGACGCCGTGGCTGACCCAGACTTGGTTTGCTTCACCGACGAAGTCAACGTtgaactcctccaccaccgacagGCACCCGACGAAGCTTTAGCATCAGGCCAACGGTCGCCGCCACCCCAGTACCCAGCTTCAGAGGCTTCGGCCAGCGGCTCCAACTTTCGACCGCCACCTTCGTTCCAGTCCCTCTTTGCGCTTCCCAACCCCGAGGCGGGAAACCACAAGGAGTCCGCCCTCGAcagcgacgaagaggaagccaATCCCAACACTGCCGCCGCCCCAGCGTATGCGCCGCCCGACAACCAGGTAGCTCAATCATCCCAAAGCAGCGCGTCCGTCGCCTCTCGCTTCCAAGACGAAACCAAACGCGCGCTCCCACGGGACAGCAAAGGCGAATCTTCGCGCagcaaggaggaagaagcagaaccaccaccagcctatTCGGAGGGATACAGTCCTCTCCACTCTTTTACCTACCTCATGGCTGCCGCAGGAGGAGAGTCGAGTATTATTACTCAGGTCCAGCAAGGGGGGCCGCCGATTAATACCCTGTcaggttggtgttttggggttgAGAAAATGAGATGGAACATGAAGGCTGACATGGGATTGTAGACATCAATGCCGATGAGACGATAACGATGGACCTGCGGTGAGATTGATCATGGTGattgggggtgatgggcaTCGAATACTAACTTTTGCGAAGGGGCACCCGCTTCACGCTGTCCCGAGATGAGCTCTTGACGTTACCTGAATTCGTCCTGCTCTCGCTTTTCCCCAATGGCCTCTTCCCGGAAGGGCACATGGGCGGCGGCTTCCAAGAAGGCGACGCCGTTCAAGTTGATGTGGGTACCACCGATTCCAATTATTACTACGGGAACGACGAGGGCTATTATGGCaacggtgctggtgttgttggtgatgatggcggtgatggggatggcgcTCTCTCCAATCCGATatatcaacagcaaccaccgcCGGGTGAAGGAAATGCatatgacgaggacgacgatcACATAGGCGCATCCGCTCCCTGTGCCGCAGTCACAGTCGTCGCAACCCCCACCAGCCAGAATGCTTCTCACATCCGCAGTGTCCTCCGCAATCTAGAAATATACATAGCTGACCATTATACTCACACACAGTACGACCCGGCTTCCCTGCAGTACATGCTTGACTTTTTCCGGGGTGTCGCTTCTTCGATtcctgccaccaccagcgaAGACGGCAGCGatgtggtgggtgttgatcCTGCTGCGCGAGAGCAGAGggacgacagcagcaggcgcGCGGGCATTATTGTCTTGAGGGAGGATCTTGACTTTTATGCGATCCCGCACAAGCAGGACATCGGTCAGgaagagatgatggatgtcaagagggcggcggcgaagaagttgCTGGAGCAGGGGGGGATCTTTAGCGGTTTGAAGAAGAGTGATGAGCCGGGGACGACGGAGGCGCATTTGATTGAGATGTTGACTGCCGGGTGtgttccccccccccccttgaTAAGCGATCAAGAAATTATGCTAATGATGAGGTACAGTGGTTTTAACCATGATGATCACTGGGGTCATCGGGCTGGCGAGCCCAACAAGGCGGTCATCTGCAGCTTGGCGCTTGCGAGGCTGAGGTCGGATATCAGGGGGAACGAGATGGGGAATAATGCTGTGGGGATGGCGCAGAAGCTGCTGCTTTTCTGGCGGAAGCCGGCgaggaggtgctggtgggagggggttgagctggagggggtggagggggtgccgCAGGGGCAGAAGTTGAAGGTTTGGATTCGGAGGGTTTGGACTTTGGAGATGAGTGTGATTGGGTTGCGTTGAGGCCCGGGTgtatgaggagggggtgtttcGCCCAGTAAACTGATGAGAGGCagggagggatgaggagatgatTCTGTTAAAAACTTGCTGACAcatgggttgggtttggttAGTCTCTTGAGGAGTGTAGGTTGCGGGTTACTGTGGtgttttctgttttctttctcttttttgtAATGAAGTTTGCTGTtggttttttattttactttttcgTTCTTTTTCCCCAGAGTCGAaacagcacacacacacaattgtttttttttcttttcctttttataTCCCGAATGCGAAAATGGGAGGTATACCTAGGTAGTttgaggggaggatggggtgagTCCTATAAAGCGAGAAAACGATAGTGTATTTTTTGGTA from Podospora bellae-mahoneyi strain CBS 112042 chromosome 4, whole genome shotgun sequence harbors:
- a CDS encoding hypothetical protein (COG:A; EggNog:ENOG503NUN1) yields the protein MSYKRSRAAYEADLTTQQSPYVFFGTPLPPLDPDVRDDGSYVPIWKQEVRDERGRKRLHGAFTGGFSAGYFNTVGSKEGWTPSTFVSSRTNRWKDDPKSAQQRPEDFMDEEDLADAEEDRRIQTKAAFAGLGSTENDASRATGLMGLFRATGETMGEKLLKKMGWKEGQGIGPKIRRKARLELRSDSSGPGETYLFAPENVPMISFVRKTDHKGLGYGGHARLTPIGSSNKNNSASHSDDEDDDETMGGFGKPRFTLPTDRKKKKDNKPRGGIGIGILNDTGSDDEDPYEIGPKISYNRVVGSDKKKKKATATINPAVKAPLFRPSKKTALEKIALGVRKCHDGRLPLGGFVFGKEPDALTSAISSEGKYPPPQVPPGWVSSKKSKSPAGGPAEFVSAAAAAKASTLDPKSRAAILGEKQLPGKSVFDFLSPAARERLVAATGRADLPQAKGEVPAEYALSEEERMNELLSRVPKLDKETAVAAISRGVSSGAPYADDEKKRARYIAFLEYQAGFKPTPGTQPPKMNSEDWLRELTEFYNCARIFKPMTGFMASRFTTSSTTKPGSRGEAGQKDILSKPPPKPQDPAEEAAKLGMFGPMTRSVTDFHPTRLLCKRFNVRPPEHVQPDEEHSTKQAPGGSSRFDVYPDQPVFRPEILTTGVGVGISRESSNGDGSGKSTPAPEPAMVIDPSRNEALEGKRAGEDVFKAIFVTRDRLVNTNTSTTSSDSRPSSRSPTQPSPAIDKLSDAVADPDLVCFTDEVNVELLHHRQAPDEALASGQRSPPPQYPASEASASGSNFRPPPSFQSLFALPNPEAGNHKESALDSDEEEANPNTAAAPAYAPPDNQVAQSSQSSASVASRFQDETKRALPRDSKGESSRSKEEEAEPPPAYSEGYSPLHSFTYLMAAAGGESSIITQVQQGGPPINTLSDINADETITMDLRGTRFTLSRDELLTLPEFVLLSLFPNGLFPEGHMGGGFQEGDAVQVDVGTTDSNYYYGNDEGYYGNGAGVVGDDGGDGDGALSNPIYQQQPPPGEGNAYDEDDDHIGASAPCAAVTVVATPTSQNASHIRSVLRNLEIYIADHYTHTQYDPASLQYMLDFFRGVASSIPATTSEDGSDVVGVDPAAREQRDDSSRRAGIIVLREDLDFYAIPHKQDIGQEEMMDVKRAAAKKLLEQGGIFSGLKKSDEPGTTEAHLIEMLTAGGFNHDDHWGHRAGEPNKAVICSLALARLRSDIRGNEMGNNAVGMAQKLLLFWRKPARRCWWEGVELEGVEGVPQGQKLKVWIRRVWTLEMSVIGLR